The Nitrospinota bacterium genome window below encodes:
- the xerD gene encoding site-specific tyrosine recombinase XerD, which yields MDSLIDQYVQYMVVERYLAKNTVESYMRDLSRFLETENISTMQDLLLVDRGTIVLYLSHLQANGLSSRSLARHLVSLRQFFRYLVGERIIVNDPVEEVESWRPEKRLPRYLHEEEVRRLLDQPNTTTLEGLRDLAMLELLYATGLRVSELVALSLNDINLDRNFVRTIGKGKKERFIPLGDYASEALRRYLSEARGALLRGRSSPHCFVSRRGRLLSRQGFWKRLKAYARQAGLSPELSPHHLRHSFATHLLEHGADLRTVQEMLGHANIATTEIYTHVLKERVRTLYDRFHPRA from the coding sequence ATGGATAGCCTCATAGATCAATATGTTCAGTATATGGTAGTGGAGCGCTACCTGGCGAAAAATACAGTGGAGAGCTATATGCGCGATCTGTCGCGCTTCCTTGAGACGGAGAATATTTCGACGATGCAGGATCTGTTGTTGGTTGACCGAGGCACAATCGTGCTTTACTTGAGTCACCTCCAGGCCAATGGCCTTTCGAGCCGCTCCTTGGCCCGACATCTGGTCAGCCTTAGACAATTCTTTCGTTATTTAGTGGGCGAGAGAATAATAGTGAACGATCCGGTTGAGGAGGTCGAGTCGTGGCGGCCGGAAAAGAGGCTTCCCCGTTACCTGCACGAAGAGGAGGTCAGGCGGCTCCTGGACCAGCCAAATACGACAACCCTGGAGGGCCTGAGAGACTTGGCCATGCTGGAGCTTTTGTACGCTACGGGCCTTCGGGTGAGCGAGCTAGTGGCGCTAAGCCTCAATGATATCAATCTCGATCGCAACTTTGTAAGAACCATCGGAAAGGGCAAGAAGGAGCGCTTCATCCCTTTGGGGGATTACGCCTCCGAGGCCCTTCGACGCTATTTATCGGAGGCCCGTGGCGCGCTACTGCGTGGTCGCTCATCTCCCCATTGCTTTGTATCGCGGCGCGGGCGGCTTCTCAGCCGCCAGGGTTTCTGGAAGCGCCTAAAGGCCTACGCCCGCCAGGCGGGCCTCTCCCCCGAGCTCAGCCCGCACCATTTGCGTCACTCCTTCGCCACTCATCTGCTGGAGCATGGAGCAGACCTACGGACGGTCCAGGAGATGTTGGGCCACGCAAACATCGCAACTACTGAGATTTACACCCACGTGCTTAAAGAAAGGGTTCGCACCCTCTATGACCGTTTTCATCCTAGGGCCTAA
- a CDS encoding metallophosphoesterase family protein: protein MRIAILADVHANLEALEAVLEHLSDESVDRVVCLGDIVGYGADPNPCCDRIRETAEVVVAGNHDRGAVGLTDVSSFNPFARKAIQWTARMLEKDHIPYLEALPLTMTLFGEGATLVHATPSMPEAWEYLFDPADALDEFAAFTTRCCFVGHTHCPTAFAQNPNGEMAGVHFDRLRMKIGYRYIINVGSVGQPRDGDPRAAYAVYDHAAGALELHRVDYDIETAGEKILKAGLPPAFAKRLSHGL, encoded by the coding sequence TGAGTCGGTCGACCGGGTTGTTTGCCTCGGTGATATTGTTGGCTATGGAGCCGACCCAAACCCCTGCTGTGATAGGATTCGAGAAACGGCAGAGGTGGTTGTGGCGGGCAACCACGACCGCGGCGCCGTCGGCCTGACCGATGTCTCATCTTTCAACCCCTTTGCCCGCAAGGCGATTCAATGGACCGCCCGGATGCTTGAAAAAGATCATATCCCATACCTCGAAGCTCTGCCGTTGACCATGACCCTCTTTGGGGAAGGGGCGACGTTAGTCCACGCTACACCTAGCATGCCCGAGGCCTGGGAATACCTATTTGACCCGGCCGATGCGCTGGATGAGTTTGCGGCCTTCACCACCAGGTGTTGTTTCGTGGGCCATACTCACTGCCCCACCGCATTCGCGCAGAACCCCAACGGGGAGATGGCCGGCGTTCACTTTGACCGGCTGCGGATGAAAATCGGCTACCGCTACATAATCAATGTTGGCAGCGTGGGCCAGCCTCGCGACGGAGACCCGAGGGCAGCCTATGCGGTCTACGACCACGCTGCGGGCGCCCTTGAGCTGCATCGGGTGGATTACGATATCGAGACGGCCGGGGAAAAGATTCTCAAGGCCGGCCTTCCGCCCGCCTTCGCTAAGAGGCTGAGCCACGGCCTTTAG
- a CDS encoding LptE family protein produces the protein MGRGSGGLPAHITSVAIPIFANHTLEPEIEKEITSAIRREFIRDGRLKVVGRAEATALLEGKLENYFLDPVAFDSFDRVTQYRVVIGVHVSFKDLVKDKVLLDQSFSAREEFAVSSAIVSREAAKVASRQVAAEELAGQLLNLVLERF, from the coding sequence GTGGGAAGAGGTTCCGGCGGGCTCCCTGCTCACATCACCTCCGTCGCCATCCCTATCTTTGCCAATCATACTCTCGAGCCGGAGATCGAAAAAGAGATCACCAGCGCCATCCGCCGAGAGTTCATACGAGACGGCCGCCTGAAAGTGGTTGGCAGAGCCGAGGCGACAGCCCTGTTGGAAGGCAAGCTAGAGAACTACTTCCTGGACCCGGTGGCATTCGACTCTTTTGATCGAGTCACCCAGTACCGAGTGGTCATAGGCGTTCACGTTTCCTTCAAGGACCTCGTCAAGGATAAGGTTCTCCTCGACCAGAGCTTCTCTGCCCGCGAGGAGTTCGCCGTCTCCTCGGCCATCGTCTCGCGGGAGGCGGCCAAGGTGGCCAGCCGTCAGGTGGCGGCCGAGGAATTGGCAGGCCAGCTTTTGAACCTCGTTTTAGAGAGATTTTAG
- the murJ gene encoding murein biosynthesis integral membrane protein MurJ — MISRLLGFARDIFIAQLFGSGMAADAFFVALRIPNLLRRFMGEGTLAASFIPVFTGYWEKGEKDEAWAMAQSATWIVAAILTSIVLAGMLGTWWLVAVIAPGFRTLVKFGLTVSLTRVMFPFALFMGMAALQMGILNSLQHFFTPAIGPALFNIAVITSIFTLCPVLDPPVMGLAYGVVVGGALQMLVQVPALASRGFRPARPKKLIHPGVVRVSRLLLPTILGLAAMQINLVVDTLLASLLAEGSVSYLYYGNRLVQFPLGVFGIAMGIAVLPTLSAQAARREMERFVETLSFAIRLVLFITIPATVGLIILRHPIVQTLFERGQFTAASTQGSAFALLFYAIGLCAFAGVKVIVPAFYSMEDTTTPMKIGVCAVGLNIVLSLLLMGPLKHGGLALATSLASLFNVFALLIIFKRRVGRLGGQRILASTLKLTASSAVMGLSAAWMAHRWIAQAASGVERVSSLAMVILVGVAVYIACSYALKCEELSFLYRIFRERYVKT; from the coding sequence ATGATAAGCAGGTTGCTTGGTTTCGCACGGGATATCTTCATCGCCCAGCTCTTCGGATCGGGAATGGCCGCCGACGCCTTCTTTGTTGCTCTTAGGATCCCCAACCTGCTTCGGCGATTTATGGGCGAGGGGACTTTGGCGGCCTCATTCATCCCGGTCTTCACCGGCTACTGGGAGAAAGGAGAGAAGGACGAGGCGTGGGCTATGGCCCAGAGCGCCACGTGGATTGTGGCGGCTATCCTTACTTCCATCGTGCTGGCGGGGATGCTGGGCACATGGTGGCTGGTCGCTGTAATCGCTCCTGGTTTTCGAACCCTGGTGAAGTTCGGGCTCACCGTCTCGCTCACCCGCGTGATGTTTCCATTCGCCCTCTTCATGGGGATGGCGGCCCTCCAGATGGGCATCCTGAACTCCCTCCAACATTTCTTCACTCCGGCCATTGGTCCGGCACTATTTAACATCGCTGTCATCACCTCGATTTTTACCCTGTGTCCTGTGCTCGACCCGCCGGTGATGGGTTTGGCCTACGGTGTGGTGGTGGGAGGGGCGCTCCAGATGCTCGTGCAAGTGCCGGCCTTGGCGTCGCGAGGCTTTCGTCCCGCCAGGCCGAAGAAACTTATTCATCCCGGCGTCGTGCGGGTAAGCCGACTCTTGCTGCCGACGATTCTGGGCCTCGCGGCCATGCAAATTAACCTCGTGGTGGACACACTACTGGCCAGCCTGTTGGCCGAGGGGAGCGTCTCATACCTTTACTATGGAAACCGGCTGGTCCAGTTCCCTCTCGGTGTCTTTGGCATCGCTATGGGCATTGCCGTGCTGCCGACCCTTTCTGCCCAGGCAGCCCGACGTGAAATGGAGCGATTTGTCGAAACACTGAGCTTCGCCATCCGTCTGGTTCTCTTCATCACCATTCCAGCCACGGTGGGACTGATTATTCTGCGCCACCCCATCGTGCAGACTCTCTTCGAGCGTGGCCAGTTCACTGCCGCCTCGACTCAGGGCTCTGCGTTCGCGCTACTCTTCTACGCCATAGGTCTGTGCGCTTTTGCCGGAGTCAAGGTTATCGTACCCGCCTTCTATTCCATGGAGGATACGACCACCCCTATGAAGATTGGGGTATGCGCAGTGGGCTTGAACATCGTGCTGAGCCTTCTGCTCATGGGTCCCCTGAAGCACGGAGGCCTGGCCCTTGCGACCTCTCTGGCTTCGCTGTTCAACGTCTTCGCCCTTCTGATCATCTTCAAAAGGCGAGTTGGACGCCTTGGGGGGCAGCGCATTCTTGCCTCCACATTGAAGCTGACTGCCTCTTCCGCCGTCATGGGTCTCTCTGCTGCCTGGATGGCTCACCGCTGGATAGCCCAGGCCGCGAGTGGTGTGGAGCGCGTATCGTCTCTAGCCATGGTCATCTTGGTTGGCGTTGCCGTCTACATCGCATGCTCCTATGCTCTTAAGTGCGAAGAGCTTTCCTTTTTGTACAGGATCTTTCGAGAGAGGTATGTAAAGACCTGA
- a CDS encoding leucine--tRNA ligase encodes MTDNRYIAKSIEAKWQACWEEAQRFKTEEDSSKPKYYVLEMFPYPSGEIHMGHARNYVIGDVLARYLMMKGYTVLHPMGWDAFGLPAENAAIERGIHPNTWTQENISTMRRQLKALGLSYDWDREVATCDPTYYRWNQWIFLKMYEMGLAYKRLSTVNWCDRCKTVLANEQVEAGRCWRCDSEVTFRELDQWFFKITDYAEELLGGLEDLREGWPERVLTMQRNWIGKSYGAEIDFPLLEACNGTEAIRVYTTRQDTVYGATFMVLAPEHPLSRQIIAGSDREREALEFIAECAKEDRILRVAETGEKRGLFTGRYALNPMTKEKIPIWIASFVLMDYGTGAIMAVPAHDQRDLEFARQNDIHVRVVINPPEGGLDEATMTEAYVHEGVLVNCGPFSGMDSPQACEAIADHFEEAGIGHKAITYRLRDWGISRQRYWGTPIPIIYCDACGTVPVPEKDLPVILPLELESALTGISPLNNLETFLNVACPSCGEAAQRETDTMDTFVDSSWYFLRYTSPQFSDGPFDHEAARYWMSVDQYIGGIEHAVLHLLYARFYTRVLRDLGLIDTDEPFARLLSQGMVTKDGAVMSKSRGNTVSPDEIVARYGADTCRLFILFASPPEKELEWNDAGVAGAHRFLLRVWRFVTEHAEAVSSVEVEDERLVDLPEPLDALRRATHRTIRKVTDDIQGRFRFNTAIASLMELVNTCYKTTFDLTDERSLMVLKETITSLVLLFTPFAPHAMSELWERLAQGDVSQAAWPNYDAALVRAEEVLIVVQVNGKLRSRINLPAGTPSEEIEAAALADTKVQPWIAGKKLKKVVVVPDRLANIVVG; translated from the coding sequence ATGACTGACAACCGCTACATTGCAAAATCAATCGAGGCGAAGTGGCAGGCCTGCTGGGAAGAGGCCCAGCGCTTCAAGACTGAGGAGGATTCCTCCAAGCCGAAGTATTACGTCTTGGAGATGTTTCCCTACCCCTCGGGCGAGATTCACATGGGCCACGCCCGCAACTACGTTATAGGCGACGTCCTGGCCCGATACCTCATGATGAAGGGCTATACAGTGCTCCACCCGATGGGGTGGGACGCCTTCGGCCTGCCCGCCGAGAACGCGGCCATCGAGCGTGGGATTCACCCCAACACCTGGACGCAAGAGAACATCTCGACGATGCGGCGCCAGCTCAAGGCCCTCGGGTTGTCCTACGATTGGGACAGGGAGGTGGCAACCTGCGATCCGACCTACTATCGCTGGAACCAGTGGATTTTCCTCAAGATGTATGAGATGGGCTTGGCATACAAGAGGCTTTCGACGGTCAACTGGTGTGACCGATGCAAGACCGTCCTGGCCAACGAGCAGGTCGAGGCGGGAAGGTGCTGGCGATGCGATAGCGAGGTCACATTTCGGGAATTGGACCAGTGGTTCTTCAAGATTACGGACTACGCCGAGGAGCTTCTGGGAGGGTTGGAGGACCTCAGGGAGGGTTGGCCCGAGCGCGTCCTCACCATGCAGCGCAACTGGATCGGGAAGTCTTATGGCGCGGAGATTGACTTTCCCCTGCTCGAGGCTTGTAACGGTACGGAGGCGATTCGAGTCTACACGACGCGTCAGGATACCGTCTACGGCGCCACCTTCATGGTCCTTGCCCCTGAACACCCCTTGAGCCGCCAGATTATTGCCGGCTCCGACCGGGAACGGGAAGCTCTGGAGTTCATAGCTGAGTGCGCCAAGGAGGACCGCATCCTCCGCGTCGCCGAGACTGGGGAGAAGCGGGGCTTATTCACGGGCCGCTACGCTCTCAACCCAATGACCAAGGAGAAAATCCCCATCTGGATTGCCAGCTTCGTTCTGATGGACTACGGTACAGGGGCCATTATGGCGGTCCCCGCTCACGATCAGCGCGACCTCGAGTTCGCCCGCCAGAACGACATCCACGTTCGTGTCGTCATCAACCCCCCGGAGGGTGGCCTCGACGAGGCGACCATGACTGAGGCGTACGTGCACGAAGGGGTTCTGGTCAATTGCGGGCCCTTCAGCGGAATGGATAGCCCCCAGGCTTGCGAGGCCATCGCCGATCACTTCGAGGAGGCGGGCATCGGGCACAAAGCCATCACCTACCGCCTGCGCGACTGGGGCATCTCGCGCCAGCGTTACTGGGGCACCCCCATTCCCATCATATACTGCGACGCCTGCGGGACCGTGCCGGTCCCCGAAAAGGACCTCCCTGTCATCCTGCCCCTGGAGTTGGAAAGCGCCCTCACCGGCATATCGCCCTTGAACAATCTGGAGACGTTCCTAAACGTCGCCTGTCCGTCCTGCGGGGAAGCGGCCCAACGTGAGACGGACACGATGGACACCTTCGTCGATTCTTCCTGGTATTTCCTGCGCTACACCTCCCCGCAGTTCTCCGACGGGCCCTTTGACCATGAGGCGGCCCGATACTGGATGTCCGTGGACCAGTACATCGGCGGGATCGAACACGCCGTCCTCCATCTGCTCTATGCGCGTTTCTACACCAGAGTGCTGCGCGACCTGGGGCTGATTGATACCGACGAGCCCTTCGCCCGCCTGCTCTCCCAGGGCATGGTGACTAAAGACGGAGCGGTCATGAGCAAGTCCCGTGGCAACACCGTCTCCCCCGATGAAATCGTCGCCCGCTATGGGGCCGACACCTGTAGGCTCTTTATCCTATTCGCCTCTCCTCCGGAGAAGGAGCTTGAATGGAACGACGCCGGTGTCGCCGGGGCGCACCGGTTTCTCCTGCGGGTCTGGCGCTTTGTCACCGAACATGCCGAGGCGGTCTCCTCCGTAGAGGTTGAGGACGAACGCCTAGTCGATTTGCCAGAACCCTTAGATGCGCTCCGAAGAGCCACCCACCGGACGATTAGGAAAGTCACCGATGACATACAGGGGCGTTTCCGCTTCAATACGGCAATCGCGTCCTTGATGGAGCTGGTCAACACCTGCTACAAGACTACCTTCGATCTGACCGACGAGCGCTCCCTGATGGTGCTAAAGGAGACGATTACGTCCCTTGTCCTCCTGTTCACCCCCTTCGCGCCGCACGCGATGTCGGAGCTGTGGGAGCGCCTCGCCCAAGGCGATGTGTCCCAGGCCGCATGGCCTAATTACGATGCGGCGCTCGTTCGGGCTGAGGAAGTCCTCATCGTGGTGCAGGTCAACGGCAAGCTCCGGAGCCGAATCAACCTGCCAGCCGGCACTCCTTCCGAGGAGATAGAGGCCGCCGCCCTGGCCGATACGAAGGTTCAGCCCTGGATCGCCGGCAAGAAGCTCAAGAAGGTGGTCGTGGTCCCGGACCGGCTAGCCAATATAGTTGTGGGATGA
- the holA gene encoding DNA polymerase III subunit delta, whose translation MDVAQLGRELKAGTHRPAYLVSGPDTYLAEEALRALLESLLPPEEREFGLVRLYADQVEVEEVLDEARTIPLFGSRRLVVVRRVEAWQGLFSPPRRAASSEEPGEEKSLEETEAGGQLEACRQSLLEYLENPNPTTHLIFVGRNVDGRLPIVRRFRAMGAFVECKTYSHDAATRWVRERAGDLGCNLSREGAAYLVEEVGPDLQRLARELDKLAEYGSEGSDVTVEVIERLVVGRRERSVFELTDAIGRQDVEAALNLLETLLSVGDGQGPLQPLPILGTLAWQVRRIWLVKDSLAKGLSDLETYNLTVKNPVKELSRWHGQRLRELRETAGRFSEASLSRGLHRLLQADEELKGGGTSDRRALETLVMDLCASGKEEMVEG comes from the coding sequence ATGGATGTCGCACAACTTGGGCGTGAGCTAAAGGCTGGGACTCACCGCCCCGCTTACTTAGTCTCCGGCCCCGATACCTATCTGGCGGAGGAGGCCTTACGGGCCCTTCTCGAGAGCCTCCTGCCCCCAGAGGAGCGGGAGTTCGGCCTTGTCAGGCTCTACGCCGACCAGGTGGAAGTTGAGGAGGTCTTGGACGAGGCCCGAACCATTCCCTTGTTCGGCTCTCGGCGCCTCGTCGTCGTTCGGCGGGTTGAAGCCTGGCAAGGCCTCTTCAGCCCACCACGGAGGGCCGCCTCGTCGGAGGAGCCCGGCGAAGAGAAGTCCTTGGAAGAGACAGAAGCCGGTGGCCAGCTTGAGGCGTGCCGCCAGAGTCTCTTGGAATATCTAGAAAACCCAAACCCCACGACTCACCTAATTTTCGTCGGCAGGAATGTAGATGGCCGCCTGCCCATCGTCCGGCGTTTCCGAGCCATGGGGGCGTTCGTCGAGTGCAAAACTTACAGCCATGATGCGGCAACCCGGTGGGTGCGGGAGCGGGCCGGCGATCTTGGATGCAACCTCTCCCGGGAGGGGGCCGCTTATTTGGTGGAAGAGGTCGGCCCCGATTTGCAGCGCCTCGCCCGCGAGCTTGATAAGCTGGCCGAGTATGGCTCAGAAGGCTCGGATGTAACGGTGGAGGTTATTGAGCGGCTGGTGGTAGGCAGGCGGGAGCGGAGCGTCTTTGAGCTTACCGATGCGATCGGTCGTCAAGACGTGGAGGCCGCCCTTAATCTTTTGGAGACGTTGTTGAGCGTCGGCGACGGGCAGGGGCCCCTCCAGCCTCTTCCCATCCTAGGCACGCTGGCCTGGCAGGTCCGTAGGATCTGGTTGGTGAAGGATAGTCTCGCAAAAGGCCTGTCCGACCTGGAGACCTATAACCTGACCGTGAAGAACCCCGTCAAGGAGCTTTCGAGGTGGCACGGGCAACGGCTGAGGGAGCTTCGCGAGACGGCGGGGCGGTTCTCGGAAGCGAGCCTCTCTCGCGGCTTGCACCGGCTGCTTCAGGCTGACGAGGAGCTGAAGGGCGGTGGGACGAGTGATAGGCGGGCGCTCGAGACCCTCGTTATGGACCTCTGCGCTTCAGGGAAGGAAGAAATGGTCGAGGGCTAA
- the rpsT gene encoding 30S ribosomal protein S20, which translates to MAVVHKSTIKRARQNLKRRARNQRVISRMKTESKKVLEAVKAGDPEGARAALNVAVPVIAKAAGKGMLHRRTASRKVSRLTKRVNELETKSAT; encoded by the coding sequence GTGGCCGTAGTACATAAATCGACCATCAAGCGGGCCAGGCAGAATTTGAAGAGGCGTGCTCGCAACCAGCGAGTCATTTCACGGATGAAGACTGAGTCCAAGAAAGTTTTGGAAGCCGTCAAGGCAGGAGACCCGGAGGGAGCCCGAGCCGCTCTCAATGTCGCCGTACCAGTCATCGCCAAAGCGGCCGGCAAGGGAATGCTCCACCGTCGAACGGCGAGCCGAAAAGTCAGCCGCCTCACAAAGAGAGTTAACGAGCTAGAAACCAAGAGCGCCACTTAG